CCTTGAGAATTTCCAACCATCAAAGCCCAAAAGcatatttcttttaaattttacAAAAATGACACAATGTTGAGTGTGCTCTCCATCAAGATTGCATGTCTTTCAATGTTAAGTTTTAAAAAATAGTATACTTTGAGCTCTCTCTTAGCTTTCTAACCATGTAAATTATTTTACATTTCAAttatgttaaggttttgatctttaATTTTTTTGGCTATTGTCTCCTTTTTTTCAAAAACCTACCTATGGTGTTCTTGGCTTTATTTTTtactaatttatcaaaatttgaaacaaattacaattttagaaactagattctaTTGTATACATGGTTAAAAAATttattagttttcaaaaaaaagtGGAGGCACATgctctttttttcatttttcacgATGTGTACACTTTGAAAATTAGTGAAAATATATATTCATTTAAAAACTAGCAAAAAAATTgagcataaactacatggtgttagctaatttttcACTAAAGCGATTTTTGAATTCCTACAAAAAGATTAACATTCTAGGGGGGAGGGCACACTAGACGCCATGTTATGTTTAATTGATAATAATAGGAGCACTTTCTATGGCCCCCTATTTGAACCCCTCAATCTccaccattaaaaaaaaaaagtagttttaAAATTATATTCAAAGCACTACAACTCAAGTGTCCTTGTTACATCTTCAAATTTTAAGTATAATTATCTTTAATTTCTCATCCAAGTTTAGTTTTTAttgattttagaaaaaaacttaAGAGTCTTTTTTGATCCTCCATTTCCTTATAGTTACCCCATGAGTACATATATGAAATTGCACCCTTAATAATTAAAATTTGTTTTTGAGTAATAAAATTCATTCTAGAGTAGTTGTGGTGCCAAAATTGACCATTAATGGCACTCTAGGTTATATAGAGAGGTAAGTGGGATTGTACACTAAAAAAAGAAGGGAGTATGAAAGTTTCAAGGACTTGATACACCTAAATTCTCATGCCACATGTTGGGGTCAAAGTTTGAGAGTATAACATCCTAACATATTGACTAAATAATGGATGCTAGAGGATTCTTAGTATATCACTCAATGCGTCATCATGATATGTGGATGGACCTTATTGTATGGACTCCTTATTTTATGATAATATTAGCTATAAATGTTGAATGTAAAGAAATGAATGTTCTAGTAGAGTTCAATTGAATTTATGTTCTACTcctcacattcaacatttctactTTCCTTAAATTATTTGTTTAACTTGTGTACACCTTAATGCATGCCCACATTTTGTAAAAGGTAAAGGTAAAGATTGAGACATTAAAGGATAATTGTATTCTTTTAATCACTTGTAATTTGCATGAATGGTATAATTTTAATAAAGAAGCTATTCTGAAAATATGTATGAATTTTTTTCTTATATTCACTTGTCATGATTTTTTTTATAGGACCTGTCATTATTATTATAAGGAAATttctatatttaaaattataacttATCCcatccctatatatatatatataaaacttaatTATTGTATAAAATTAGCATAACACTAATAAATTTAATGTCTAATAAAAGATTAGTTTAATAAGTattcatttatatattttaatatataatgtttattatttaaatatgTCTTCAatcaataattattaaataattttaaatttagaagTCATAAGTGAAGATTTAGGGATAGTTGAAGGTATTTCTAATTAACaagatatttttttaataatatcttaagtgtaaatattttttatgaACATTTCTCATAAATTATAATGTTTCTGACTCTTACGTAAACTTATCCAAGTTCTATTTAAATACATTTATCAAAACAGATGGTCATAGAAAATTTGAAGGATAATAAAGCTATTATTTTTTACGAAATTACATTAAACAAAAATCAATTCCTATCAACAAACTCACAAATCCTTATTAATAAGTATTAATAAGATACCcagatcaaatttcaatcaattgatGCCAATTATTAATAagtaattaaaaaaacaaaaatgttaTCAAGATTTTTTTCATCAATTGGAAGCAACCTAGTGCTATAGAACTTAAAATATTAGTATTAATCAAATTTTACTGTAGCATATGATCCCAATAAATACAAAAGAACAAGCAAGAAGTCAAAGGAATTTTCTTTCAATCATAAAACTTTATTTTGTCTTTAatgctttaatatttttttcaaattgaattaatttaaattGAAATTGTCAAACCTAATAATGCAAAAAGTTTGATACTGAGACACGATCTTCACTACTCTTTGCACTACCTCCATCTCACTCCAATGTTCATTACTTCTCAATATCTTATCTGCCCCAAAGTCAAATCACCATTCAAGACAACATAATTTGTTCCTTTATTCGATTGAATAGAAGACACTCAAACCCTTTTCTTACCAAGCAACACAAAAATAATAATCTAAAGTTAAACATATTCCTTTGATTTTCAACATGTCCAAGTTGCAAACTTTAACTACTAATTAAACCAAATCTAAAATAAGAAATTTTagtccaattttttttttattaatcaaaatattcTTTAAATTTTCCTATCGACATGCCCCTTACACCTGTATAATGACTAAGTGTCGATATATATCCTTTTTGATGGACCTATTGTTTTCATACTAAGTTATATGTTATTAGTAACTATGGGGTATATATAAACCTTATCAATTAACATAAATTGAAGGTGATTGTTGCTATTATTTAAGTATTTTTAGAAGAACATGAGCATCGTACATGTGGAAAGAATAGATTCATGACCAAGATTAAACCCTTTATCTTTTGGTTCTTTTgaatgttttttcatgtttttcataagatagctaagagtgaattgcaattattctatgacaaaaaataataattatagagAGGGTTTGCATATCATCATTTGGAGGCACACTCAAATGAAGTAGACGCTGAAGAATACTCAAATAATGATAATTTATTTGTTGTTGGATGATGATGAAAAACACTTATCGCCTTTACATGaataattttgacaaaaaattgttgAAGAACCTACAAAGAGGCAGTGTGGCAAATTGAGTACTATAAATTAGAATTAGTAGTATCTTACACTTGACAATCTAATACTTTTATCACTATAATATTTTGTTGTAACCAAGTTTTTGAAAAATAGTAGTGTTGCAATTGTATTAGTGACTATTATGAGTATAAAGCGCGTTTTATTTATGTGAAATAGTGTTAGTGTTTAATATGGTCGGAGGAGTTTGTTACTTCGTTATAAATAGTTTCAAATCACTTTCACTGCAAACAACTATTGAAACCTTAAAAGAATGTGTGTAAGCATTTCAATAAAGATTTTTTCCATTACCattaattgtaatttaattacATCATATATATTAATCATGACATGTATTTTACAACCaatgaaaaaaattataaattgataACATATTTagtaaaatattttcattttcattttgaataaAACTCTCAAAATATATATTATACATAATTAATttcattttataatataatttttcaaatctttatttaaaaaaaaagttaatgATTAAAACTTGTTATATTTTCCTTTACAAATGACAtacattgaaattgatgaaaaaccACCTTTCTTTCTTACCTCGTACATTTCTCATAATCTAATCTTGGCCTCTACAAACCAATTTTACAATacatcttttaataaaaataaattaagtaCAAGGAATCCTTGTAATGATTTGATTTCGGTAGTAAATATTAGTAAAGTAGAAACCTTATACCAAAGCGAAAAGACTGCAGACTGCAAAGCAAAGTACTATAATAATTTTTGTCTACTTTTATTTCTGAAGAATTCTTTTATGAAATAAGCATCCTGCCAACAGGCACCTTCCAAATATATTACGAGCCGTATTTACGCCCGTCAACATTAATCAGAGCATGCGCACCACTGAAGAATAGAGCAAACTTGAAGAAAAGAATCTTTCCTGTTGGATTTCATTCTGCCATTTTGAATGAAAATTTGAGAATTCTGTTAACAACGCTGCAAGATGAGCTCTGCACAGTTCTTTCAAATGGAAATTGAGGTTCCCGAAGAAGCAAGGGCACTGATCATTGGGAAAGGAGGGCAAAAGATCAAAACATTTCGATCATCAGCTGGCATTTCTTTAGCTAGGCTTCTGCCCTCTGGCAAATTTCAAATTCGTGGAGATTCCAGAGAAGCTGTGCTTGGAATCTTTACCTCCGTTAAACATCTGATAAGCCGTGCTGTTGCGAGCAAATGCACGGGATACTTCCCTCAATTTTACCGCACTTGTTTTTGTAAATCTGTTGACAAACCCCTGCTTGCCGTCGACAGATTCTCCTTTGAAAATTACACAGGTGAAATTTCATTCATTCCTGAGAACGACAGACAGCATTTGTGTTTCAAGAGTGGAGAAGAGATGACATCAGCTTCGTCTTCTGATGATGATAATCTGGCGGCTGCATTTTCCAGCAAAATGTCAATTTACACAGATTTTCTCCCGCATTGGGGCTTTTCAGCTTATAAATCAGATCTGCTAGCGTGCTTTGAGGATCAGCACATGATGCGAAACGTCAAGATGATCGTCAGATTCGGCAAAGAACTCTTCCACGGCCGCGGCTACCAAGAATTGTTGGACGGGGGTTTCGTTTCGCTTTCCAATTTACAGCAACTTTGCAGAACAAAGATCTTAAAACGCGGATTCTCCAACGTTTGTTCAGAAGTCGCCGTAAATAATGTCAAGCTTCACCTGGAAAGCCTTGACTACGTGAAGGTTTCCTCACGGATGAAAATCAGTATTCACGTCGCAGATCGGGGAGAGAAGCCGCTCCGGATGTTTAATATCTCAGTGCGTTACATCGGAGAGCAAGGTTTTGTGCACAACACTGAAGTGCAACGAATCCTTGCTTCAAAAGACTATTTCCAGGTGCTCGCATAGGTGAAAAGTCAAGATTTTTGCCTTAAGTAATTTTAAGAATTTTTAAACGATCTGGTTATTTTGCACAGGTACTGGATGTGGATTTGGAAGCATCTGCTGACAATGTACAGAAAGCCTACCGAAAATGTCTGTTAAAGATCGAGTTTCATGCAGGCGATCTGGCCGCCGCCGAAAAGGCCAAGAAATCGGCCAAGGAAGCCTCAGATTGCTTGATGAATGCTCTGCAGCGAGAAAGGTATCTCAAATTTTTTTATTCACCTAGCCAGTTAAATCCATTTGTCACTCTTTCTCTGTCTCCTGTGAAGGCGGAGATCAGTAGGGTTCGGATGGAGCCGAAGAGACACGGTTTCGTCACCTTCTGTAGAGAGGGCCAAGATGCAACTGATTTCAGGCTAGGGGTTATGTCGCACGGCAGAGAAATGGAACGACAAGAAGATATGGTAAAATGGATGGAAGATGCATGGGCGAATCGAACCCCTGACCAGCGGCTTGTTTTCAATACCGCCAGTCGGTATGAAGTTACGAATCTACGGTATAAAGAGACGGAGACGTATGTGACGGAGGACTTCAAATTCCGTATCGCAAATGTGAGTGAAGTGGAGGGCGAAACGGAACGGAAGAGACGGGAGTGCGCTCTGACCAGTCGGTGGTCGAAATGGAACAATGGAATGGGTGATAACATGGATTGTATGGTCACCAATGATGTGGTTAGTCTGGTGAAGGAAGCTTTCAAGTTCAGTCAACTCATGACCCCACATTAACTGCAAGAGGTCTTGCTAGTTTAGCCGTATGCAGGGGCTGGAACTCATTCCTAATTATTATTTAGGTTGTGCTTAGGCCGCAAATTTGTGTTTATATTATACAAGGAAATTCTTGGAGTCTAACTTCAAAGTCcctcaaaatatttttttagtttttttacaaTTGAAATCTAAATTTTTATTAGTTAAATATTTGGTTGTTAAAAGTGTCTTAAGTCATCTAAATTATGATAGTTCATTCAGTTAGTTATTCTTTTTGTCATGGTGTTGAAAGTTTGAAATATATATTTTGGGATTCTGTGTTTAGAGATTTCTCTACAACTTTTAATCATGATTTGAGTTCGACAGAAGctattcttgattttgatatgctgaATGTTGTGATTGTCAATTCTATTCATTAAGTGGTTTAAAAAAGTTTATGGAAAAAAAATCTGTTGCTATGTTCTCTAATAACTATCACTAGGTAATTTTGGTACTCTAAGGCTTTACTCTGATAAATTCCTCCACGTGGCTTTTCTTTTTTCACGGATCCAAGTCTTATGCAGCAAGAATGCCAAGGTTAAATATCAACTACAACAAATTGCGAAACAAGTTATGAAGTTTCAGCTTCATAGTAAGCTCAACCATTGTAAATATGCTATACAACTTATGTAGTTTTTAACTCTTTCTTGTTGCCTTTGTGGCTGGACTACTTATTGTGCAACTATTTACTTTAGCTACTTTTCACAACTTCATTCTTGTAAAATAATTTAATTGCTttctttaatataaaaaacattatgGTTGTGATTTTCTAGATGttgaatattttaaatataatttattaatgtgTAATATACAATGATGATTATAAATGTACAatgaatatatatttaattttatatttatttcagTGTTTTGATATATACAttgtattaaataataatatttttatctgAAGCTAGATTCGTTTTCTTAGAAATTCATTTACAAATACAtctatatccatatacatatacacattcacatgcatatgtacatatgttcttattctattttttattgtaAACTCTTCTACATTTGTTTTCTCTATCTATTAATTACATTTGTATATACTTCAATTCAATCACTGTCCAGCTAGATTTGACCATTATTCCACTCTAGGACAAGTCCCCACTCATGCAATTTGTCCTttctaatttaaaatttgaaatccaaatttCCCTAACTAGTCCCTTCCACCCTCTTCTATCTTGAGTTGAGTAAACACAATTGTGGTTTGATTTGATAGTATATGCTAGTATTTAACGATATTTAATGTATTCAttttaataatcaaataattatCCAAAGATTATAAGACAATAATTCTAGAACAAACAAATTGATAGTGTAATTTGGTTTAATAAGAGTAAAGAATACGTATAATTAGGTGCTTGCCTACTATTCTTGATATTGTTAGTTTTTTGGGGATTGATTTAGGTGAAACCTCCTTATGATGTAATGAAAATATTTAAGGCTTTTTTTAATATCGCAAgttcttgaagttttaaaaaagatAGAGCATTTAAATACTACATATCAAATGAAGTGGTAGGAAAAAAATTCTTCTTATTCTAACGATGCTAGTTGAGTACAAGTACATGAATTCATGGTTGCAAATTCATCATGTAATTGTAAAATCGTCCTTTGATATAGTACAATATCTAGCATAAAATTTCAAATGACTCATTAATAGAGAGGTGTTATTTCTAGGTCTAATATTAGGTAGTTTCTAGGATCTCATCTATTTGACATCATTCCTCAATTATTGAGTTGATTATCACCCTACCCATTCAATTACCCTTGTTAATttattgcattattcaattattataTCTCCATTGACAACTTGCATCAATATAGTGTAATAATCTAATCATTATTATAAGTGGATAAATATTTTAATCAAACCTTGTAAATCATATTTCTTCACTTCATCAATATTCATAACCCAAAGAAATAATTGGTTCATTGAAGAAAAATAAATGTGAAAACCATCTTATTAATTTAATAAAGCTTGAGATTACAT
The nucleotide sequence above comes from Cryptomeria japonica chromosome 11, Sugi_1.0, whole genome shotgun sequence. Encoded proteins:
- the LOC131050679 gene encoding uncharacterized protein LOC131050679, with product MSSAQFFQMEIEVPEEARALIIGKGGQKIKTFRSSAGISLARLLPSGKFQIRGDSREAVLGIFTSVKHLISRAVASKCTGYFPQFYRTCFCKSVDKPLLAVDRFSFENYTGEISFIPENDRQHLCFKSGEEMTSASSSDDDNLAAAFSSKMSIYTDFLPHWGFSAYKSDLLACFEDQHMMRNVKMIVRFGKELFHGRGYQELLDGGFVSLSNLQQLCRTKILKRGFSNVCSEVAVNNVKLHLESLDYVKVSSRMKISIHVADRGEKPLRMFNISVRYIGEQGFVHNTEVQRILASKDYFQVLDVDLEASADNVQKAYRKCLLKIEFHAGDLAAAEKAKKSAKEASDCLMNALQRERYLKFFYSPSQLNPFVTLSLSPVKAEISRVRMEPKRHGFVTFCREGQDATDFRLGVMSHGREMERQEDMVKWMEDAWANRTPDQRLVFNTASRYEVTNLRYKETETYVTEDFKFRIANVSEVEGETERKRRECALTSRWSKWNNGMGDNMDCMVTNDVVSLVKEAFKFSQLMTPH